From Diospyros lotus cultivar Yz01 chromosome 4, ASM1463336v1, whole genome shotgun sequence, a single genomic window includes:
- the LOC127800721 gene encoding putative U-box domain-containing protein 50, which translates to METQAPEKVYVVIGSDPQDGFATLEWALRKWSFDPISIVILHAANNSSRDYVYTPFGKLPASSVSDEKLEVLKKIKQEENDKLLSDYKAFCAKVTAEILKIERYDEPLHKHLVELISGLRITKLVMGITFMKSLSWKCRCEINGLLYVYKHKPDFCELFIVRGGKLVFLREENNEGLIEDDQGAVIFSKSREKGSVRGWLGKMLAEAATNWKNLRSSPSSSQSNDSPDQWENYVQEIENYFLQLSTPSNNDQEGSDGEHEPFWGNEEEPDHMPANTTAADRTEMLKVKLKKAHDMIQLKRKETKADTEKYAKAEWAICLCTRRAEELEASINEEIAATVDLEKELDYTKEVIGEIRAEVEEKKSKHKSLTELLQELSGKLQLSSQTKSCQETQLERVVTETAQMICEIEELRWQRDIFNRRIKFCMEKDAIGMASKLADLGFSYKEFTLEEIREATDDFSERLRLKSSGDWKDVYRGRINHTTVAIKLCNSARGISQEVFPEKVKLLSHVRHPHLVAMIGFCSEPKCIVYEYMHNGCLRDALFSVRQGSRTRSQGLRWPTRIRIAAGVSSALGFLHSAKPRPIAHRNLNPSKILLDHNLVPKVHGLFRRGWRSGEPYLQSDVRAFGNLIMQLLTGRNWAGLVKEAVLTDRTVLVEVLDEIAGEWPLDLAVELAGIGMRCLSENGDLSMATVSREVERVREKTDEVAGNIDCEVAAAAVPIEFICPILKEVMKNPHLAADGFSYELEAIEEWLTMGHDTSPVTNLKLGNNLLTPNHTLRWLIYDWHDRRSIPLA; encoded by the exons ATGGAGACTCAGGCACCAGAGAAGGTCTATGTTGTAATCGGATCCGACCCACAAGATGGATTCGCAACTCTGGAATGGGCACTTAGAAAGTGGTCTTTTGATCCAATCTCCATAGTGATTCTCCATGCAGCTAACAACTCATCCAGAGATTATGTCTACACACCTT TTGGAAAACTCCCTGCAAGTTCTGTGAGTGATGAGAAACTGGAAGTTCTCAAGAAGATAAAGCAAGAGGAAAATGACAAGCTACTGTCAGATTACAAAGCCTTCTGTGCCAAG GTCACTGCTGAAATTCTTAAAATCGAGAGATATGATGAGCCTCTCCATAAACACTTGGTGGAGTTGATCTCAGGGCTCCGGATAACCAAGTTGGTCATGGGGATTACATTCATGAAGTCTTTATCATG GAAATGTCGCTGTGAAATCAATGGATTGTTGTATGTGTACAAGCACAAACCTGATTTTTGTGAGTTGTTCATAGTCCGTGGGGGAAAACTGGTTTTCCTGAGGGAAGAAAACAATGAAGGGTTGATAGAGGATGATCAAGGAGCAGTCATTTTTTCCAAGTCCAGAGAGAAGGGCAGCGTTAGAGGCTGGTTGGGCAAGATGCTGGCAGAAGCTGCCACCAACTGGAAGAATCTCCGAAGCTCGCCATCGTCTTCACAATCCAATGATTCTCCAGATCAGTGGGAGAACTATGTGCAAGAGATTGAAAATTATTTCCTTCAATTAAGTACCCCTTCAAATAATGACCAAGAAGGCTCCGATGGAGAGCATGAGCCCTTCTGGGGTAATGAAGAAGAACCAGATCATATGCCTGCAAACACG ACCGCAGCAGATAGAACTGAAATGCTGAAGGTTAAACTCAAGAAAGCTCATGATATGATCCAATTGAAGAGGAAGGAAACTAAAGCTGACACAGAAAAATATGCTAAAGCTGAATGGGCCATTTGCTTATGCACTCGCAGG GCTGAAGAGCTCGAAGCTAGCATTAATGAAGAGATTGCTGCGACGGTTGATCTGGAGAAGGAATTAGACTACACAAAAGAAGTCATCGGCGAGATTCGGGCTGAggttgaagagaagaagagcaagCACAAGTCACTTACGGAACTCCTGCAAGAGCTCTCCGGCAAACTCCAACTCTCCTCTCAGACGAAATCATGCCAGGAAACTCAGCTGGAGAGGGTGGTGACTGAAACAGCCCAGatgatttgtgaaattgagGAGCTGAGGTGGCAGAGAGATATTTTCAACCGCAGAATCAAGTTTTGTATGGAGAAGGACGCCATTGGAATGGCTTCAAAGCTGGCCGACCTTGGGTTCAGCTACAAAGAGTTCACGCTGGAAGAGATCAGAGAGGCCACCGATGACTTCTCCGAGCGGCTGAGATTGAAATCTTCAGGCGACTGGAAAGATGTGTATAGGGGAAGGATTAACCACACAACAGTGGCGATCAAGCTCTGCAATTCAGCTCGCGGAATTTCTCAGGAAGTTTTCCCGGAAAAGGTGAAGTTGCTCAGCCATGTCCGGCACCCTCATCTCGTCGCCATGATCGGCTTCTGCTCGGAGCCGAAATGCATCGTCTATGAATACATGCACAATGGCTGCCTAAGAGATGCACTATTCTCAGTCCGGCAGGGATCTCGGACTCGGAGCCAGGGTCTCCGGTGGCCGACTCGGATTCGTATTGCCGCTGGCGTTTCCTCCGCCCTCGGCTTCCTCCACTCGGCCAAACCCCGGCCGATTGCTCACAGAAACCTCAACCCCTCCAAAATCCTCCTAGATCATAATCTCGTTCCAAAAGTCCACGGACTCTTCCGGCGGGGTTGGCGCTCCGGCGAACCTTATTTGCAGTCGGATGTTAGGGCTTTTGGCAACCTAATTATGCAGCTTCTGACCGGGAGGAACTGGGCCGGGCTCGTCAAAGAGGCGGTGCTGACAGACCGGACTGTCCTCGTCGAGGTCCTAGACGAGATTGCCGGCGAATGGCCGCTGGATTTAGCCGTCGAACTCGCGGGCATCGGAATGCGATGCCTGTCTGAAAACGGGGATTTGTCAATGGCAACGGTGTCGAGGGAGGTCGAGCGGGTGAGGGAAAAGACCGACGAAGTCGCCGGAAACATAGACTGCGAggtcgccgccgccgccgttcCAATCGAGTTCATTTGCCCCATACTTAAG GAGGTGATGAAGAATCCGCATTTGGCCGCCGACGGATTTTCCTACGAGCTGGAAGCCATAGAAGAATGGTTAACGATGGGGCACGACACGTCCCCAGTGACGAACTTGAAGCTGGGCAACAATCTGCTCACCCCCAATCACACTCTCCGGTGGCTGATCTACGACTGGCATGACAGAAGATCGATTCCTCTCGCATGA